The following coding sequences lie in one Flavobacterium cyclinae genomic window:
- a CDS encoding Rieske (2Fe-2S) protein: protein MKKLLLFLIFPLFFSCEKENFNNNNPYLPNYSFNVNINMNLPQFSNLQFPSNAVYINNGSAGVRGIIVFNTGGSYVAFDAACPNQPLSSCSTMTLSGINAICECDGSSYSLFTGQAAGMQYPMKQYRVEQLDALSLRVYN from the coding sequence ATGAAAAAACTCCTATTATTCCTGATATTTCCCTTATTTTTTAGTTGTGAAAAAGAAAATTTCAACAATAATAATCCGTATTTGCCTAATTATAGCTTTAATGTAAATATCAATATGAATTTACCTCAATTTAGCAATTTGCAATTCCCTAGTAATGCCGTTTATATTAACAACGGAAGCGCTGGTGTAAGAGGGATTATCGTATTTAACACCGGCGGAAGTTATGTAGCTTTTGATGCAGCTTGTCCAAATCAACCTTTAAGCAGTTGTTCTACTATGACCTTAAGTGGCATTAATGCTATTTGCGAATGTGATGGATCAAGCTATAGCTTATTTACTGGTCAAGCAGCAGGAATGCAATACCCCATGAAACAATATCGTGTAGAGCAATTAGATGCACTTTCACTTAGAGTTTATAACTAA
- the greA gene encoding transcription elongation factor GreA produces MSTVSYYTAEGLKKLREELDQLKSIERPKASQAIAEARDKGDLSENAEYDAAKEAQGLLEMRIAKMEELVANARLIDESQLDLSKVLVLSTVKIKNQANGMEMKYTLVAESEADLKSGKISVTSPIGKGLLGKSVGEIAEIKVPNGVLKVEILEISRD; encoded by the coding sequence ATGAGCACAGTATCGTATTACACAGCAGAAGGATTAAAAAAATTAAGAGAAGAATTAGACCAACTTAAAAGTATAGAACGACCTAAAGCATCGCAAGCCATTGCAGAAGCAAGAGATAAAGGAGATTTATCTGAAAATGCTGAATATGATGCAGCTAAAGAAGCGCAAGGGTTGTTAGAAATGCGTATTGCTAAAATGGAGGAATTAGTTGCAAACGCACGTTTAATTGATGAATCGCAATTGGATTTATCAAAAGTATTGGTTTTATCTACGGTTAAAATCAAAAATCAAGCTAATGGTATGGAAATGAAATATACATTAGTAGCAGAAAGTGAAGCCGATTTAAAATCAGGTAAAATTTCGGTAACTTCTCCTATTGGAAAAGGATTATTAGGAAAATCAGTAGGTGAAATAGCAGAAATTAAAGTTCCAAATGGAGTTTTAAAAGTTGAAATTTTAGAAATTTCTAGAGATTAA
- a CDS encoding HIT family protein, which translates to MSSIFTKIVNGEIPCYKIAEDENYLAFLDVNPNAKGHTLCIPKQEINKIFDMEEEHYLGLMKFARKVAKALEKAVACKRIGVAVVGLEVPHVHVHLIPLQDMDDMRFQRKTSLTPEEFQELAKQIASNL; encoded by the coding sequence ATGAGTTCAATATTCACGAAAATAGTAAACGGAGAAATTCCATGTTATAAAATAGCCGAAGACGAAAATTATTTGGCTTTTTTAGATGTTAATCCAAATGCAAAAGGACATACTTTATGTATTCCAAAGCAAGAGATTAATAAAATCTTTGATATGGAAGAAGAGCATTATTTAGGATTAATGAAGTTTGCTAGAAAAGTGGCAAAAGCATTAGAAAAAGCAGTTGCATGTAAGCGAATTGGTGTTGCGGTTGTAGGGCTAGAAGTACCGCATGTTCATGTACATTTAATTCCGCTTCAAGATATGGATGATATGCGTTTCCAAAGAAAAACAAGTTTAACACCTGAAGAGTTTCAGGAATTGGCAAAGCAAATTGCTTCTAACTTATAA
- a CDS encoding sensor histidine kinase encodes MQFSERRNLTRWFIIIASFFIVVLILWNTYNFFQIFKNEERAKMEFWASALTSVANANENSDLDLPLEIISKNTTIPIFITDEDDKIIDSNNIDEAITKDSIALKEYFYSIKNDNQPIKMESSNNKYHLVYYGNSPLLNKLKYYPIALLLIIILFGAVVYNFYRATKMATQNKLWAGMAKETAHQIGTPLSSLIGWLEILKLDNVEESTIIEIEKDISRLQTITDRFSKIGSEPVLEKRDIIEDTKNTVEYLQSRVSQQVSFTFNAPHHPIYVEFNPALHSWTIENLVKNAIDAMKGKGALNINITELEKIVKIRITDTGKGIPKNQFSKVFEPGFTTKKRGWGLGLSLTKRIVQEYHKGKIKVAQSEIGKGTTMQISYKIA; translated from the coding sequence ATGCAGTTTTCAGAAAGACGAAATCTAACTCGTTGGTTTATTATTATAGCTTCCTTTTTCATAGTAGTTTTGATACTTTGGAATACCTATAACTTTTTCCAAATTTTCAAAAACGAAGAGCGTGCAAAAATGGAATTTTGGGCAAGTGCCTTAACAAGTGTTGCCAATGCTAATGAAAATTCTGATTTAGATTTACCACTTGAAATTATAAGTAAAAACACTACAATTCCAATCTTTATTACAGATGAAGATGATAAAATCATAGATTCTAATAATATAGATGAAGCCATTACAAAAGACAGCATTGCTTTAAAAGAATATTTTTATTCGATTAAAAACGATAACCAACCCATAAAAATGGAAAGTTCTAATAATAAGTATCATTTGGTTTATTATGGAAATTCGCCATTATTAAATAAATTAAAATACTATCCAATTGCTTTATTGTTGATTATCATTTTATTTGGTGCTGTGGTGTATAATTTTTATCGTGCTACCAAAATGGCTACCCAAAACAAACTTTGGGCCGGAATGGCAAAAGAAACTGCACATCAAATTGGAACGCCACTTTCTTCATTAATTGGTTGGCTTGAAATTTTGAAATTGGACAATGTTGAAGAAAGCACGATTATCGAAATTGAAAAAGACATTTCGCGACTTCAAACCATAACAGATCGTTTTTCTAAAATTGGAAGTGAACCTGTATTAGAAAAACGCGATATCATCGAAGACACTAAAAATACGGTTGAATATTTACAGAGTCGTGTATCGCAACAGGTGTCCTTTACCTTTAATGCACCTCATCATCCTATTTATGTTGAATTTAATCCTGCTTTACATAGTTGGACAATTGAAAATTTAGTCAAAAATGCAATTGATGCCATGAAAGGAAAAGGAGCACTTAACATCAACATAACCGAACTTGAAAAAATTGTCAAAATACGAATTACAGATACTGGAAAGGGAATTCCTAAAAATCAATTTTCTAAAGTTTTTGAACCCGGATTTACCACTAAAAAAAGAGGTTGGGGATTAGGATTATCGTTAACTAAGCGAATTGTTCAAGAATATCATAAAGGAAAAATTAAAGTAGCCCAATCTGAAATTGGAAAAGGAACTACAATGCAAATTAGTTACAAAATAGCATAA